A single window of Flavobacterium sp. 140616W15 DNA harbors:
- a CDS encoding DUF2931 family protein — protein sequence MIKKTMLLLLLAITINSCMEKKYEWSASISAPREYPVEVYTGAAGGYFFSQMGGFSNTGWGGGGSVDFIKAPLPDRLDMTWLSYVDDKFYTGEWKLPTEKIQQLFDEGFYAKRGEEAVTVPYKYIKIGFAPKGMVVVWVAGNGRQVEVARFQAHETIIDPKLISKDEKYMFEKDYTKDMLTYDSTISKDVREQIKEYGYPAPEVYEDYREKYNWKPRVILPEGSKITSMYIKMCNGEIENPYDRPIELKNRAIPFSFEIFWSVGSGKQEQEFVSRIAFTHDKEYWAKYLEGGEDEIPVDFDKNQIRNFFKEDLDKNKAVELVIKIDPNVEIKSERVTDLYLEQDGKRYEIKEKVTRTGKYE from the coding sequence ATGATAAAAAAAACAATGCTTTTATTGCTTTTAGCAATAACAATAAATTCATGTATGGAAAAAAAGTATGAGTGGTCAGCAAGTATTTCTGCACCAAGAGAATATCCTGTAGAAGTTTATACAGGAGCAGCAGGAGGTTATTTTTTTAGCCAAATGGGAGGATTTAGCAACACTGGTTGGGGAGGTGGAGGCAGTGTAGATTTTATAAAAGCGCCCTTGCCAGATAGGCTTGATATGACATGGTTGTCGTATGTCGATGATAAATTTTATACAGGCGAATGGAAACTCCCTACCGAAAAAATACAACAGCTATTTGATGAGGGTTTTTATGCTAAAAGAGGAGAAGAAGCAGTAACAGTGCCTTATAAATATATAAAAATTGGCTTTGCTCCAAAAGGAATGGTAGTAGTTTGGGTTGCCGGAAATGGAAGGCAAGTAGAAGTAGCTCGATTTCAGGCTCATGAAACTATTATAGACCCGAAACTTATTAGCAAAGACGAGAAGTATATGTTTGAAAAGGACTATACTAAAGATATGTTGACTTACGACAGTACTATATCTAAAGATGTTCGAGAACAGATTAAGGAATATGGTTATCCTGCGCCAGAGGTTTATGAGGACTATCGAGAAAAATACAACTGGAAACCCAGAGTAATTTTACCTGAAGGCAGTAAAATAACTTCAATGTATATTAAAATGTGTAACGGAGAAATTGAAAATCCGTATGATAGACCAATAGAGCTAAAAAATAGAGCAATTCCTTTTTCTTTTGAAATATTCTGGTCTGTAGGCAGTGGCAAACAAGAACAAGAGTTTGTTTCTAGAATAGCTTTTACCCACGATAAAGAATATTGGGCAAAGTATCTTGAAGGTGGAGAGGATGAAATTCCAGTAGATTTTGATAAAAATCAAATTAGAAATTTTTTTAAAGAAGATCTTGATAAAAATAAGGCTGTCGAGTTGGTTATAAAAATTGATCCGAATGTTGAAATAAAATCAGAGCGAGTTACTGATTTATATTTAGAACAAGATGGAAAACGATATGAGATAAAAGAAAAGGTAACACGAACAGGAAAATACGAATAA
- a CDS encoding DUF2931 family protein has product MIKKTMLLLLLAITINSCMEKKYEWSANISAPREYPVEVYTGAVGGYFFSQMGGFRNSGWGGSGSINFIKATLPDKLDMTWLSYVDDKFYTGEWKLPTEKIQQLFDEGFYAKRGEEGVTEPYKYIKIGFAPKGMVVVWVAGNGRQVEVARFQAHETIIDPKLISKDEKYMFKEDYAKRALTYDGTISKDIREQIKQYGYPPPEVYEEYREKYNWKPRVILPEGSKITSMYIKMCNGEIENPYDRPIELKNRAIPFSFQIFWSIGSGKQEQEFVSRIAFTHDKEYWAKYLEGGKNEIPVDFDKNQIRKLFKEDLDKNKAVELVIKIDPNVEIKSERVTDLYLEQDGKRYEIKEKVTRTGKYE; this is encoded by the coding sequence ATGATAAAAAAAACAATGCTTTTATTGCTTCTAGCAATAACAATAAATTCATGTATGGAAAAAAAGTATGAGTGGTCAGCAAATATTTCTGCACCAAGAGAATATCCTGTAGAAGTGTACACAGGAGCAGTTGGAGGTTATTTTTTTAGCCAAATGGGAGGATTTCGTAACTCTGGTTGGGGCGGCTCAGGTAGTATAAATTTTATTAAAGCGACCTTACCTGATAAGCTTGATATGACATGGTTGTCGTATGTTGATGATAAATTTTATACAGGCGAATGGAAACTCCCTACAGAAAAAATACAACAGCTATTTGATGAGGGTTTTTATGCTAAAAGAGGAGAAGAAGGAGTAACAGAACCTTATAAATATATAAAAATTGGCTTTGCTCCAAAAGGAATGGTAGTAGTTTGGGTTGCCGGAAATGGAAGACAAGTTGAAGTGGCTCGTTTTCAGGCACATGAAACCATTATAGACCCGAAACTTATTAGCAAAGACGAGAAGTATATGTTTAAAGAGGACTATGCGAAAAGGGCTCTAACTTACGATGGTACTATATCTAAAGACATTCGAGAACAGATTAAGCAATACGGTTACCCACCACCAGAGGTCTATGAGGAGTATCGAGAAAAATACAACTGGAAACCCAGAGTAATTTTACCTGAAGGCAGTAAAATAACCTCAATGTATATTAAAATGTGTAACGGAGAAATTGAAAATCCGTATGATAGACCAATAGAGCTAAAAAATAGAGCAATTCCTTTTTCTTTTCAAATTTTCTGGTCAATTGGCAGCGGCAAACAAGAACAAGAGTTTGTTTCTAGAATAGCTTTTACCCACGATAAAGAATATTGGGCTAAGTATCTTGAAGGAGGAAAGAATGAAATTCCGGTAGATTTTGATAAAAATCAAATCAGAAAATTGTTTAAAGAAGATCTTGATAAAAATAAGGCTGTCGAATTGGTTATAAAAATTGATCCGAATGTTGAGATAAAATCAGAGCGAGTTACTGATTTGTATTTAGAACAAGATGGAAAACGATATGAGATAAAAGAAAAGGTAACACGAACTGGTAAATACGAATAA
- a CDS encoding type VI secretion system Vgr family protein produces the protein MIQEKIIFGVDRKEVSHFTSIEVVQSINNHHKFTIKVPHSVIEQPRAFTMENAQNWLGKTVHIALERKNNFLGIVTNIQYAQELGHVGSQIIISGYSKTILLESGAKLNSWEDTNLQDIIEEVIKTATGEQLQNDIKPEFSSNLGYQTQYLETDYQFIQRLAKQYNEWLYYDGEKLFFGKPNASMDFTKLVYNKDLYNLNISVQAIPNQFEAFTYNEDINKLYQAKTRDEIEGFPKLGTDAITASQKLYATSSLEYGRIATGDDMYLQTILQNRQQSAAAESNFITATSRNRSLRIGMSISIDAMQVKDKLTAFTSGQDINKINYETNEVGIYIITEITHKASDIGEYENTFKALPAKIRKLPEPNISFPIAQMQQAEVVANDDPKGQGRIRVKMLWQDAKQQRTPWLRVMTPDAGTSGEVSTNRGMVFIPEVGDHVMLGFRYNDPNRPFVIGSLFNGKIGAGGQADNNIKSIYTRTGSTITFDEGESSILVKDPSGNTWFMDGKGNINVTAPKNITMQAGEDFIVNAGKNVKIDAGENMDCDAGKNISQTAGNDLTQRAMVDIIESSDNRKETVDKDFLRQSDISNVVASGVTIFSNKENLTLQSGKTVEVNSVEKSKMF, from the coding sequence ATGATACAGGAAAAAATTATATTCGGAGTTGACAGAAAAGAAGTTTCTCATTTTACTTCTATCGAAGTCGTGCAAAGCATCAACAATCATCATAAATTCACAATAAAAGTACCTCACTCAGTAATTGAACAACCTAGAGCTTTTACTATGGAAAATGCTCAGAATTGGCTGGGCAAAACGGTACATATTGCTTTAGAGAGAAAAAACAACTTTCTAGGAATAGTAACCAATATTCAATATGCTCAAGAATTAGGTCATGTGGGAAGCCAAATTATTATTTCGGGTTATTCTAAAACCATACTTCTTGAATCGGGAGCAAAACTCAATTCTTGGGAAGATACCAACTTACAAGATATTATTGAGGAAGTAATAAAAACAGCAACAGGCGAGCAATTGCAAAACGATATAAAACCAGAGTTCAGCAGTAATTTAGGCTATCAAACCCAATATCTCGAAACCGATTATCAATTCATACAACGCTTGGCCAAACAATACAACGAATGGTTGTATTATGATGGAGAAAAACTATTTTTTGGCAAACCAAATGCTAGTATGGATTTTACAAAATTAGTTTACAACAAAGATCTTTATAACCTAAATATTTCTGTTCAGGCAATTCCAAATCAGTTTGAAGCATTTACATACAACGAAGATATCAACAAACTGTACCAAGCTAAGACTAGAGACGAAATAGAAGGATTTCCAAAGTTGGGTACTGATGCTATAACTGCTTCTCAAAAATTATATGCCACATCATCATTAGAATATGGCAGAATTGCCACTGGTGACGATATGTATTTGCAAACCATACTGCAAAACCGACAACAAAGTGCTGCAGCCGAATCTAATTTTATAACCGCCACTAGTCGAAACAGAAGCTTACGAATAGGTATGAGCATTAGCATAGATGCCATGCAGGTAAAAGACAAATTAACGGCATTTACCAGCGGACAAGATATTAATAAAATCAACTACGAAACCAACGAAGTAGGTATCTATATTATCACCGAAATAACACATAAAGCCAGCGACATAGGCGAGTACGAAAACACTTTTAAAGCCTTACCTGCCAAAATACGTAAGTTACCTGAGCCAAACATCAGCTTTCCGATAGCTCAAATGCAACAAGCAGAAGTAGTAGCCAATGACGATCCAAAAGGACAAGGCAGAATACGTGTAAAAATGTTATGGCAAGATGCTAAACAACAACGTACACCATGGTTACGAGTAATGACACCCGATGCAGGAACCAGTGGTGAGGTTAGCACCAACCGAGGAATGGTTTTTATTCCTGAAGTAGGAGATCATGTGATGCTTGGTTTTCGCTACAACGACCCCAACAGACCATTTGTAATAGGAAGTTTGTTTAATGGAAAAATTGGTGCTGGTGGACAAGCAGACAATAATATTAAAAGTATTTATACCAGAACTGGAAGTACCATAACCTTTGATGAGGGCGAAAGTAGCATATTGGTAAAAGACCCTTCTGGCAATACTTGGTTTATGGATGGGAAAGGGAATATCAATGTTACTGCACCAAAGAATATTACAATGCAGGCAGGAGAAGATTTTATTGTCAACGCAGGTAAAAATGTAAAAATTGATGCAGGAGAAAATATGGATTGTGACGCAGGAAAAAATATTTCTCAAACAGCAGGTAATGATTTAACCCAAAGAGCAATGGTCGATATTATTGAAAGTTCCGACAATAGAAAAGAAACGGTTGATAAGGATTTTCTACGGCAGTCCGATATTTCTAATGTGGTAGCTTCTGGAGTTACTATTTTTAGCAATAAAGAGAATTTAACCCTACAAAGTGGTAAAACGGTGGAGGTTAACAGTGTAGAAAAATCTAAAATGTTTTAA